Proteins from one Oncorhynchus masou masou isolate Uvic2021 chromosome 12, UVic_Omas_1.1, whole genome shotgun sequence genomic window:
- the LOC135550813 gene encoding roundabout homolog 1-like isoform X1 → MQVGRWLLWVTWLYIWAEGSRQCQCQCTCIPEPGLAEGSKTPVKEHDRHRLEHRQHRPHRDKPHRRKGSRLRTDVVEVRPRIVHHPSDVVVKVGSPATLSCRADGTPEPSIEWLRNGQPLEMDKLDSQSRPIVLSEGSLFFLSVVPGRRSQSHEGVYACMARNSAGKATSRNASLYIAALREDFRVQPCDVEVAVGEVAVMNCSPPVGHPVPNTTWRKDGVPINNTNPHYTELNGKLIIAPAQKNDSGMYICVASNTVGVRESRAARLSVLAKPVLVLKPQDVSVGTGESAQFYCEAKGDPMPAVEWSRVQGPLPNGRYLVNPDQSLQIHYVTPQDSGRYTCTAVNNVGVVTASAQLVVEGAASTRQRDLHRELSDLRIALQNVTLLTPNSNMSQVQWKLQSFPTQPQYLDGFEVLCRSLLPASSDWAAKRVPLPNFQTLVGPLKRGYKYDFKVRPYGSSLYGRESNTKHLRVPETVPSAPPQAVSITSSPDHNHTVYVTWEPPPHKAHNGIIQGYQLWCVQLEEQQYLNWTVDSGTHSLEINPLYPDKEYWVQVAAVNGAGVGVQSDPRRLVIDSRRSGAPQSDSPSRDLTRVLAVLRNPVFIGSVGALLCCILMVTAFCLYRHHTRPGDHLGRGHGKAKGLYRLASEDLIIKHRMAAPDSPWISGAWRPAQSGEKYQGMWAQSQENPGFRKTTKKDPGSLDSAVPIVPDSCGVYGTFYVDLSGNGLKTFNSPTRCPKRPHCHTTTSSHYSQHGTEAVHTAVKTMLVKDGQALPPAQPKMGVPKESWEKNYKRELHAENSAPLVSSRSQALAVRGVPYKQRLSHLPPGGRSECLKPLASSRFLHHSASRHLVNMLPTPPPLPMDDTTDTHSLTSEEGWSRSTKLMVDDGSHQSVCAASGLRGPPSNTTGFPSYSRLSTASYCLSLDEEQDTTMTSQEVTQYLELSPKAERRSNTMPENPPSSSLSRPFSPTPTLGYICGLLPSVQLEDRLTDDQESQPMGSRRARLQSTPLSLCSEWEGSLWNGWGSVSEGNMANSARTSTISSSDGSFMNDANFAGVLATVAAESMSGVSFSGKTTRENTSLPRRRPSVPRSLRLQMKEWSVSGSWIPCPFGTGVQPGWRRWRRSTAHSTPPRQMHPPPATPGGIVVLTVTVRTAEPPKGVGFEDEGVGQGQPHSDDWIDDTFL, encoded by the exons GTTCCAGACTGAGGACGGATGTGGTGGAGGTGCGCCCGCGGATTGTCCACCACCCCTCAGATGTGGTGGTCAAGGTAGGCAGCCCCGCCACCCTCTCCTGCCGTGCCGACGGCACACCCGAGCCCTCCATTGAGTGGCTCCGCAATGGCCAGCCCCTGGAGATGGACAAGCTGGACAGCCAATCGCGGCCCATCGTCCTATCGGAGGGCAGCCTTTTTTTCCTCAGCGTGGTGCCAGGTAGGCGGAGTCAGTCACATGAGGGTGTGTACGCCTGCATGGCAAGGAACAGCGCTGGCAAGGCTACCAGCCGCAACGCCTCCCTCTATATCGCAG CTCTGCGTGAGGACTTCCGGGTGCAGCCCTGTGACGTGGAGGTGGCTGTGGGGGAGGTGGCGGTGATGAACTGCAGCCCGCCGGTAGGCCACCCCGTGCCCAATACCACCTGGAGAAAAGATGGGGTCCCCATCAACAACACCAATCCGCACTACACT GAACTGAATGGGAAGTTGATAATCGCCCCAGCCCAGAAAAATGACTCTGGCATGTACATCTGTGTGGCCTCCAACACTGTGGGAGTAAGAGAGAGCAGGGCCGCCCGCCTGTCTGTCCTAG CCAAGCCAGTGTTGGTGCTGAAGCCTCAGGATGTGTCGGTGGGGACAGGAGAGTCTGCCCAGTTCTACTGCGAGGCTAAAGGAGACCCCATGCCAGCTGTGGAGTGGAGCCGAGTGCAGGGCCCTCTGCCCAACGGCAG GTATCTAGTGAATCCTGACCAGAGCCTCCAGATCCACTACGTGACACCACAAGATTCAGGGAGGTACACCTGCACAGCTGTCAACAACGTGGGGGTGGTCACCGCCAGCGCACAGCTTGTGGTGGAGG GAGCTGCAAGCACCAGACAGAGGGACCTTCACAGAGAGTTGTCGGACCTGCGCATAGCTCTGCAGAATGTGACGTTGCTGACTCCAAACTCCAACATGTCCCAAGTGCAGTGGAAG CTCCAGTCTTTCCCAACCCAGCCTCAATACCTGGATGGTTTCGAGgtcctctgtcgctctctcttgcCCGCCAGTTCGGACTGGGCTGCTAAGAGAGTGCCACTACCCAACTTTCAAACACTGGTCGGCCCGCTCAAGAGGGGCTACAAGTATGACTTCAAAGTGCGTCCCTACGGCAGCAGCTTGTATGGCCGGGAGAGCAACACCAAGCACCTGCGTGTACCTGAAACAG tgcctagcgCCCCACCTCAGGCCGTCTCCATAACAAGTTCCCCTGACCACAATCACACGGTCTATGTGACCTGGGAGCCTCCACCCCACAAAGCTCACAATGGCATCATCCAGGGATACCAG TTGTGGTGTGTGCAGTTGGAGGAGCAGCAGTACTTGAACTGGACAGTGGACAGTGGGACCCACAGTCTGGAAATAAACCCTCTGTACCCAGACAAAGAGTACTGGGTCCAGGTGGCAGCAGTCAACGGAGCTGGCGTCGGGGTGCAGAGTGACCCCCGTAGACTGGTCATAG ACTCCCGGAGGTCCGGGGCCCCCCAGTCAGACAGCCCCAGTAGGGACCTGACTCGGGTCCTGGCTGTGCTGAGGAACCCTGTGTTCATTGGAAGCGTTGGCGCCCTCCTGTGTTGCATCCTAATGGTGACGGCCTTCTGCCTGTACCGCCACCACACACGACCCGGCGACCACCTGGGACGAGGCCACGGCAAGGCTAAAG GTTTGTACAGGTTGGCCAGTGAGGACCTAATCATCAAACACCG AATGGCAGCCCCAGACTCACCATGGATCTCGGGTGCGTGGAGACCGGCCCAGAGTGGCGAGAAGTACCAGGGCATGTGGGCTCAGAGCCAGGAGAACCCCGGCTTCAGGAAGACCA CCAAGAAGGACCCCGGCTCCCTGGACTCGGCTGTCCCCATCGTGCCCGACAGCTGCGGTGTCTATGGGACGTTCTACGTGGACCTGTCGGGAAACGGCCTCAAGACCTTCAACAGCCCCACCCGATGCCCCAAGAGGCCCCACTgccacaccaccacctcctcacACTACTCCCAGCACGGCACAGAGGCGGTGCATACCGCTGTCAAGACCATGCTGGTCAAGGATGGACAGGCCCTGCCCCCAGCCCAGCCCAAGATGGGCGTGCCCAAGGAGTCATGGGAGAAGAATTACAAACGAG AGCTCCATGCAGAGAACAGCGCCCCCTTGGTGTCATCGAGGAGCCAGGCGCTGGCTGTGAGGGGAGTGCCTTACAAACAGAGGCTCAGCCATCTCCCaccag GTGGGCGCTCCGAGTGCCTCAAGCCCCTGGCGTCGTCCCGCTTCCTGCACCACTCAGCCTCACGGCACTTGGTGAACAtgctccccaccccacccccgcTGCCCATGGATGacaccactgacacacacagcctcacCTCAGAGGAAGG GTGGAGCAGGTCCACTAAACTGATGGTGGATGACGGGTCTCACCAGTCTGTGTGTGCTGCGTCCGGTCTCCGTGGCCCCCCATCCAACACTACGGGCTTCCCCTCCTACAGCCGCCTGTCCACTGCCTCTTACTGCCTGTCATTAGATGAGGAGCAGGACACGACAATGACCTCACAGGAAGTCACCCAGTACCTGGAGCTCAGCCCCAAGGCCGAGAGGCGCAGCAA CACAATGCCGGAGAATCCTCCTTCTTCCTCCCTGTCCCGCCCTTTCTCCCCCACTCCCACTTTGGGCTACATCTGTGGGCTCCTCCCCTCCGTCCAACTGGAGGACAGGTTGACTGACGACCAGGAGTCCCAGCCAATGGGCTCTCGACGGGCCCGGCTCCAGAGCACACCCTTGTCGCTCTGCAGTGAATGGGAGGGCTCGCTGTGGAATGGCTGGGGGTCGGTGTCAGAGGGCAACATGGCTAACAGTGCCCGCACCAGCACCATCAGCTCGTCGGACGGCTCATTCATGAACGATGCCAACTTTGCCGGAGTGCTGGCCACTGTGGCCGCAGAGTCCATGAGTGGAGTCTCTTTCTCAGGCAAGACTACTAGAGAAAAT ACTTCTCTCCCCCGGCGTCGCCCCTCAGTGCCCCGTTCCCTCCGGCTCCAGATGAAGGAGTGGAGTGTTTCGGGGAGCTGGATCCCATGCCCGTTTGGGACTGGAGTACAACCTGGGTGGAGGAGATGGAGGCGCAGTACCGCGCACAGTACACCTCCCAGGCAGATGCACCCCCCGCCTGCAACACCTGGGGGCATTGTCGTGCTGACTGTCACTGTGAGGACCGCCGAGCCACCGAAGGGTGTAGGGTTTGAGGACGAGGGTGTGGGTCAAGGACAACCTCACAGCGATGATTGGATTGATGATACATTTTTGTGA
- the LOC135550813 gene encoding roundabout homolog 1-like isoform X3 — protein MTEQVFTRLLVFFATLGSLAGSRLRTDVVEVRPRIVHHPSDVVVKVGSPATLSCRADGTPEPSIEWLRNGQPLEMDKLDSQSRPIVLSEGSLFFLSVVPGRRSQSHEGVYACMARNSAGKATSRNASLYIAALREDFRVQPCDVEVAVGEVAVMNCSPPVGHPVPNTTWRKDGVPINNTNPHYTELNGKLIIAPAQKNDSGMYICVASNTVGVRESRAARLSVLAKPVLVLKPQDVSVGTGESAQFYCEAKGDPMPAVEWSRVQGPLPNGRYLVNPDQSLQIHYVTPQDSGRYTCTAVNNVGVVTASAQLVVEGAASTRQRDLHRELSDLRIALQNVTLLTPNSNMSQVQWKLQSFPTQPQYLDGFEVLCRSLLPASSDWAAKRVPLPNFQTLVGPLKRGYKYDFKVRPYGSSLYGRESNTKHLRVPETVPSAPPQAVSITSSPDHNHTVYVTWEPPPHKAHNGIIQGYQLWCVQLEEQQYLNWTVDSGTHSLEINPLYPDKEYWVQVAAVNGAGVGVQSDPRRLVIDSRRSGAPQSDSPSRDLTRVLAVLRNPVFIGSVGALLCCILMVTAFCLYRHHTRPGDHLGRGHGKAKGLYRLASEDLIIKHRMAAPDSPWISGAWRPAQSGEKYQGMWAQSQENPGFRKTTKKDPGSLDSAVPIVPDSCGVYGTFYVDLSGNGLKTFNSPTRCPKRPHCHTTTSSHYSQHGTEAVHTAVKTMLVKDGQALPPAQPKMGVPKESWEKNYKRELHAENSAPLVSSRSQALAVRGVPYKQRLSHLPPGGRSECLKPLASSRFLHHSASRHLVNMLPTPPPLPMDDTTDTHSLTSEEGWSRSTKLMVDDGSHQSVCAASGLRGPPSNTTGFPSYSRLSTASYCLSLDEEQDTTMTSQEVTQYLELSPKAERRSNTMPENPPSSSLSRPFSPTPTLGYICGLLPSVQLEDRLTDDQESQPMGSRRARLQSTPLSLCSEWEGSLWNGWGSVSEGNMANSARTSTISSSDGSFMNDANFAGVLATVAAESMSGVSFSGKTTRENTSLPRRRPSVPRSLRLQMKEWSVSGSWIPCPFGTGVQPGWRRWRRSTAHSTPPRQMHPPPATPGGIVVLTVTVRTAEPPKGVGFEDEGVGQGQPHSDDWIDDTFL, from the exons ATGACGGAACAGGTGTTTACTAGATTGCTGGTATTTTTTGCAACTCTTGGAAGCCTTGCAG GTTCCAGACTGAGGACGGATGTGGTGGAGGTGCGCCCGCGGATTGTCCACCACCCCTCAGATGTGGTGGTCAAGGTAGGCAGCCCCGCCACCCTCTCCTGCCGTGCCGACGGCACACCCGAGCCCTCCATTGAGTGGCTCCGCAATGGCCAGCCCCTGGAGATGGACAAGCTGGACAGCCAATCGCGGCCCATCGTCCTATCGGAGGGCAGCCTTTTTTTCCTCAGCGTGGTGCCAGGTAGGCGGAGTCAGTCACATGAGGGTGTGTACGCCTGCATGGCAAGGAACAGCGCTGGCAAGGCTACCAGCCGCAACGCCTCCCTCTATATCGCAG CTCTGCGTGAGGACTTCCGGGTGCAGCCCTGTGACGTGGAGGTGGCTGTGGGGGAGGTGGCGGTGATGAACTGCAGCCCGCCGGTAGGCCACCCCGTGCCCAATACCACCTGGAGAAAAGATGGGGTCCCCATCAACAACACCAATCCGCACTACACT GAACTGAATGGGAAGTTGATAATCGCCCCAGCCCAGAAAAATGACTCTGGCATGTACATCTGTGTGGCCTCCAACACTGTGGGAGTAAGAGAGAGCAGGGCCGCCCGCCTGTCTGTCCTAG CCAAGCCAGTGTTGGTGCTGAAGCCTCAGGATGTGTCGGTGGGGACAGGAGAGTCTGCCCAGTTCTACTGCGAGGCTAAAGGAGACCCCATGCCAGCTGTGGAGTGGAGCCGAGTGCAGGGCCCTCTGCCCAACGGCAG GTATCTAGTGAATCCTGACCAGAGCCTCCAGATCCACTACGTGACACCACAAGATTCAGGGAGGTACACCTGCACAGCTGTCAACAACGTGGGGGTGGTCACCGCCAGCGCACAGCTTGTGGTGGAGG GAGCTGCAAGCACCAGACAGAGGGACCTTCACAGAGAGTTGTCGGACCTGCGCATAGCTCTGCAGAATGTGACGTTGCTGACTCCAAACTCCAACATGTCCCAAGTGCAGTGGAAG CTCCAGTCTTTCCCAACCCAGCCTCAATACCTGGATGGTTTCGAGgtcctctgtcgctctctcttgcCCGCCAGTTCGGACTGGGCTGCTAAGAGAGTGCCACTACCCAACTTTCAAACACTGGTCGGCCCGCTCAAGAGGGGCTACAAGTATGACTTCAAAGTGCGTCCCTACGGCAGCAGCTTGTATGGCCGGGAGAGCAACACCAAGCACCTGCGTGTACCTGAAACAG tgcctagcgCCCCACCTCAGGCCGTCTCCATAACAAGTTCCCCTGACCACAATCACACGGTCTATGTGACCTGGGAGCCTCCACCCCACAAAGCTCACAATGGCATCATCCAGGGATACCAG TTGTGGTGTGTGCAGTTGGAGGAGCAGCAGTACTTGAACTGGACAGTGGACAGTGGGACCCACAGTCTGGAAATAAACCCTCTGTACCCAGACAAAGAGTACTGGGTCCAGGTGGCAGCAGTCAACGGAGCTGGCGTCGGGGTGCAGAGTGACCCCCGTAGACTGGTCATAG ACTCCCGGAGGTCCGGGGCCCCCCAGTCAGACAGCCCCAGTAGGGACCTGACTCGGGTCCTGGCTGTGCTGAGGAACCCTGTGTTCATTGGAAGCGTTGGCGCCCTCCTGTGTTGCATCCTAATGGTGACGGCCTTCTGCCTGTACCGCCACCACACACGACCCGGCGACCACCTGGGACGAGGCCACGGCAAGGCTAAAG GTTTGTACAGGTTGGCCAGTGAGGACCTAATCATCAAACACCG AATGGCAGCCCCAGACTCACCATGGATCTCGGGTGCGTGGAGACCGGCCCAGAGTGGCGAGAAGTACCAGGGCATGTGGGCTCAGAGCCAGGAGAACCCCGGCTTCAGGAAGACCA CCAAGAAGGACCCCGGCTCCCTGGACTCGGCTGTCCCCATCGTGCCCGACAGCTGCGGTGTCTATGGGACGTTCTACGTGGACCTGTCGGGAAACGGCCTCAAGACCTTCAACAGCCCCACCCGATGCCCCAAGAGGCCCCACTgccacaccaccacctcctcacACTACTCCCAGCACGGCACAGAGGCGGTGCATACCGCTGTCAAGACCATGCTGGTCAAGGATGGACAGGCCCTGCCCCCAGCCCAGCCCAAGATGGGCGTGCCCAAGGAGTCATGGGAGAAGAATTACAAACGAG AGCTCCATGCAGAGAACAGCGCCCCCTTGGTGTCATCGAGGAGCCAGGCGCTGGCTGTGAGGGGAGTGCCTTACAAACAGAGGCTCAGCCATCTCCCaccag GTGGGCGCTCCGAGTGCCTCAAGCCCCTGGCGTCGTCCCGCTTCCTGCACCACTCAGCCTCACGGCACTTGGTGAACAtgctccccaccccacccccgcTGCCCATGGATGacaccactgacacacacagcctcacCTCAGAGGAAGG GTGGAGCAGGTCCACTAAACTGATGGTGGATGACGGGTCTCACCAGTCTGTGTGTGCTGCGTCCGGTCTCCGTGGCCCCCCATCCAACACTACGGGCTTCCCCTCCTACAGCCGCCTGTCCACTGCCTCTTACTGCCTGTCATTAGATGAGGAGCAGGACACGACAATGACCTCACAGGAAGTCACCCAGTACCTGGAGCTCAGCCCCAAGGCCGAGAGGCGCAGCAA CACAATGCCGGAGAATCCTCCTTCTTCCTCCCTGTCCCGCCCTTTCTCCCCCACTCCCACTTTGGGCTACATCTGTGGGCTCCTCCCCTCCGTCCAACTGGAGGACAGGTTGACTGACGACCAGGAGTCCCAGCCAATGGGCTCTCGACGGGCCCGGCTCCAGAGCACACCCTTGTCGCTCTGCAGTGAATGGGAGGGCTCGCTGTGGAATGGCTGGGGGTCGGTGTCAGAGGGCAACATGGCTAACAGTGCCCGCACCAGCACCATCAGCTCGTCGGACGGCTCATTCATGAACGATGCCAACTTTGCCGGAGTGCTGGCCACTGTGGCCGCAGAGTCCATGAGTGGAGTCTCTTTCTCAGGCAAGACTACTAGAGAAAAT ACTTCTCTCCCCCGGCGTCGCCCCTCAGTGCCCCGTTCCCTCCGGCTCCAGATGAAGGAGTGGAGTGTTTCGGGGAGCTGGATCCCATGCCCGTTTGGGACTGGAGTACAACCTGGGTGGAGGAGATGGAGGCGCAGTACCGCGCACAGTACACCTCCCAGGCAGATGCACCCCCCGCCTGCAACACCTGGGGGCATTGTCGTGCTGACTGTCACTGTGAGGACCGCCGAGCCACCGAAGGGTGTAGGGTTTGAGGACGAGGGTGTGGGTCAAGGACAACCTCACAGCGATGATTGGATTGATGATACATTTTTGTGA
- the LOC135550813 gene encoding roundabout homolog 1-like isoform X2: MQVGRWLLWVTWLYIWAEGSRQCQCQCTCIPEPGLAEGSKTPVKEHDRHRLEHRQHRPHRDKPHRRKGSRLRTDVVEVRPRIVHHPSDVVVKVGSPATLSCRADGTPEPSIEWLRNGQPLEMDKLDSQSRPIVLSEGSLFFLSVVPGRRSQSHEGVYACMARNSAGKATSRNASLYIAALREDFRVQPCDVEVAVGEVAVMNCSPPVGHPVPNTTWRKDGVPINNTNPHYTELNGKLIIAPAQKNDSGMYICVASNTVGVRESRAARLSVLAKPVLVLKPQDVSVGTGESAQFYCEAKGDPMPAVEWSRVQGPLPNGRYLVNPDQSLQIHYVTPQDSGRYTCTAVNNVGVVTASAQLVVEGAASTRQRDLHRELSDLRIALQNVTLLTPNSNMSQVQWKLQSFPTQPQYLDGFEVLCRSLLPASSDWAAKRVPLPNFQTLVGPLKRGYKYDFKVRPYGSSLYGRESNTKHLRVPETVPSAPPQAVSITSSPDHNHTVYVTWEPPPHKAHNGIIQGYQLWCVQLEEQQYLNWTVDSGTHSLEINPLYPDKEYWVQVAAVNGAGVGVQSDPRRLVIDSRRSGAPQSDSPSRDLTRVLAVLRNPVFIGSVGALLCCILMVTAFCLYRHHTRPGDHLGRGHGKAKGLYRLASEDLIIKHRMAAPDSPWISGAWRPAQSGEKYQGMWAQSQENPGFRKTTKKDPGSLDSAVPIVPDSCGVYGTFYVDLSGNGLKTFNSPTRCPKRPHCHTTTSSHYSQHGTEAVHTAVKTMLVKDGQALPPAQPKMGVPKESWEKNYKRELHAENSAPLVSSRSQALAVRGVPYKQRLSHLPPGGRSECLKPLASSRFLHHSASRHLVNMLPTPPPLPMDDTTDTHSLTSEEGWSRSTKLMVDDGSHQSVCAASGLRGPPSNTTGFPSYSRLSTASYCLSLDEEQDTTMTSQEVTQYLELSPKAERRSNTMPENPPSSSLSRPFSPTPTLGYICGLLPSVQLEDRLTDDQESQPMGSRRARLQSTPLSLCSEWEGSLWNGWGSVSEGNMANSARTSTISSSDGSFMNDANFAGVLATVAAESMSGVSFSDFSPPASPLSAPFPPAPDEGVECFGELDPMPVWDWSTTWVEEMEAQYRAQYTSQADAPPACNTWGHCRADCHCEDRRATEGCRV, from the exons GTTCCAGACTGAGGACGGATGTGGTGGAGGTGCGCCCGCGGATTGTCCACCACCCCTCAGATGTGGTGGTCAAGGTAGGCAGCCCCGCCACCCTCTCCTGCCGTGCCGACGGCACACCCGAGCCCTCCATTGAGTGGCTCCGCAATGGCCAGCCCCTGGAGATGGACAAGCTGGACAGCCAATCGCGGCCCATCGTCCTATCGGAGGGCAGCCTTTTTTTCCTCAGCGTGGTGCCAGGTAGGCGGAGTCAGTCACATGAGGGTGTGTACGCCTGCATGGCAAGGAACAGCGCTGGCAAGGCTACCAGCCGCAACGCCTCCCTCTATATCGCAG CTCTGCGTGAGGACTTCCGGGTGCAGCCCTGTGACGTGGAGGTGGCTGTGGGGGAGGTGGCGGTGATGAACTGCAGCCCGCCGGTAGGCCACCCCGTGCCCAATACCACCTGGAGAAAAGATGGGGTCCCCATCAACAACACCAATCCGCACTACACT GAACTGAATGGGAAGTTGATAATCGCCCCAGCCCAGAAAAATGACTCTGGCATGTACATCTGTGTGGCCTCCAACACTGTGGGAGTAAGAGAGAGCAGGGCCGCCCGCCTGTCTGTCCTAG CCAAGCCAGTGTTGGTGCTGAAGCCTCAGGATGTGTCGGTGGGGACAGGAGAGTCTGCCCAGTTCTACTGCGAGGCTAAAGGAGACCCCATGCCAGCTGTGGAGTGGAGCCGAGTGCAGGGCCCTCTGCCCAACGGCAG GTATCTAGTGAATCCTGACCAGAGCCTCCAGATCCACTACGTGACACCACAAGATTCAGGGAGGTACACCTGCACAGCTGTCAACAACGTGGGGGTGGTCACCGCCAGCGCACAGCTTGTGGTGGAGG GAGCTGCAAGCACCAGACAGAGGGACCTTCACAGAGAGTTGTCGGACCTGCGCATAGCTCTGCAGAATGTGACGTTGCTGACTCCAAACTCCAACATGTCCCAAGTGCAGTGGAAG CTCCAGTCTTTCCCAACCCAGCCTCAATACCTGGATGGTTTCGAGgtcctctgtcgctctctcttgcCCGCCAGTTCGGACTGGGCTGCTAAGAGAGTGCCACTACCCAACTTTCAAACACTGGTCGGCCCGCTCAAGAGGGGCTACAAGTATGACTTCAAAGTGCGTCCCTACGGCAGCAGCTTGTATGGCCGGGAGAGCAACACCAAGCACCTGCGTGTACCTGAAACAG tgcctagcgCCCCACCTCAGGCCGTCTCCATAACAAGTTCCCCTGACCACAATCACACGGTCTATGTGACCTGGGAGCCTCCACCCCACAAAGCTCACAATGGCATCATCCAGGGATACCAG TTGTGGTGTGTGCAGTTGGAGGAGCAGCAGTACTTGAACTGGACAGTGGACAGTGGGACCCACAGTCTGGAAATAAACCCTCTGTACCCAGACAAAGAGTACTGGGTCCAGGTGGCAGCAGTCAACGGAGCTGGCGTCGGGGTGCAGAGTGACCCCCGTAGACTGGTCATAG ACTCCCGGAGGTCCGGGGCCCCCCAGTCAGACAGCCCCAGTAGGGACCTGACTCGGGTCCTGGCTGTGCTGAGGAACCCTGTGTTCATTGGAAGCGTTGGCGCCCTCCTGTGTTGCATCCTAATGGTGACGGCCTTCTGCCTGTACCGCCACCACACACGACCCGGCGACCACCTGGGACGAGGCCACGGCAAGGCTAAAG GTTTGTACAGGTTGGCCAGTGAGGACCTAATCATCAAACACCG AATGGCAGCCCCAGACTCACCATGGATCTCGGGTGCGTGGAGACCGGCCCAGAGTGGCGAGAAGTACCAGGGCATGTGGGCTCAGAGCCAGGAGAACCCCGGCTTCAGGAAGACCA CCAAGAAGGACCCCGGCTCCCTGGACTCGGCTGTCCCCATCGTGCCCGACAGCTGCGGTGTCTATGGGACGTTCTACGTGGACCTGTCGGGAAACGGCCTCAAGACCTTCAACAGCCCCACCCGATGCCCCAAGAGGCCCCACTgccacaccaccacctcctcacACTACTCCCAGCACGGCACAGAGGCGGTGCATACCGCTGTCAAGACCATGCTGGTCAAGGATGGACAGGCCCTGCCCCCAGCCCAGCCCAAGATGGGCGTGCCCAAGGAGTCATGGGAGAAGAATTACAAACGAG AGCTCCATGCAGAGAACAGCGCCCCCTTGGTGTCATCGAGGAGCCAGGCGCTGGCTGTGAGGGGAGTGCCTTACAAACAGAGGCTCAGCCATCTCCCaccag GTGGGCGCTCCGAGTGCCTCAAGCCCCTGGCGTCGTCCCGCTTCCTGCACCACTCAGCCTCACGGCACTTGGTGAACAtgctccccaccccacccccgcTGCCCATGGATGacaccactgacacacacagcctcacCTCAGAGGAAGG GTGGAGCAGGTCCACTAAACTGATGGTGGATGACGGGTCTCACCAGTCTGTGTGTGCTGCGTCCGGTCTCCGTGGCCCCCCATCCAACACTACGGGCTTCCCCTCCTACAGCCGCCTGTCCACTGCCTCTTACTGCCTGTCATTAGATGAGGAGCAGGACACGACAATGACCTCACAGGAAGTCACCCAGTACCTGGAGCTCAGCCCCAAGGCCGAGAGGCGCAGCAA CACAATGCCGGAGAATCCTCCTTCTTCCTCCCTGTCCCGCCCTTTCTCCCCCACTCCCACTTTGGGCTACATCTGTGGGCTCCTCCCCTCCGTCCAACTGGAGGACAGGTTGACTGACGACCAGGAGTCCCAGCCAATGGGCTCTCGACGGGCCCGGCTCCAGAGCACACCCTTGTCGCTCTGCAGTGAATGGGAGGGCTCGCTGTGGAATGGCTGGGGGTCGGTGTCAGAGGGCAACATGGCTAACAGTGCCCGCACCAGCACCATCAGCTCGTCGGACGGCTCATTCATGAACGATGCCAACTTTGCCGGAGTGCTGGCCACTGTGGCCGCAGAGTCCATGAGTGGAGTCTCTTTCTCAG ACTTCTCTCCCCCGGCGTCGCCCCTCAGTGCCCCGTTCCCTCCGGCTCCAGATGAAGGAGTGGAGTGTTTCGGGGAGCTGGATCCCATGCCCGTTTGGGACTGGAGTACAACCTGGGTGGAGGAGATGGAGGCGCAGTACCGCGCACAGTACACCTCCCAGGCAGATGCACCCCCCGCCTGCAACACCTGGGGGCATTGTCGTGCTGACTGTCACTGTGAGGACCGCCGAGCCACCGAAGGGTGTAGGGTTTGA